One Paenarthrobacter aurescens TC1 DNA window includes the following coding sequences:
- a CDS encoding hypothetical protein (identified by Glimmer2; putative), whose protein sequence is MNREQRDSETTFGPLQLKNLWEPHILRDFELRVIMQMADCEGAVCRLLAGEPLGPSDRAPLEVANHVAKTKGFRPLFVASGQELRISDGGETVLLGFFESDVWSGRNPRQTRRA, encoded by the coding sequence ATGAATAGGGAGCAACGGGACAGCGAGACCACGTTCGGTCCGCTGCAGCTGAAAAACTTGTGGGAACCTCACATCCTTCGGGACTTTGAGCTCCGGGTCATCATGCAGATGGCTGACTGCGAAGGCGCGGTCTGCCGGCTCCTCGCCGGCGAACCTCTCGGTCCAAGCGACAGGGCGCCCCTGGAGGTCGCCAACCACGTGGCAAAGACGAAGGGCTTCAGGCCTCTCTTTGTTGCTTCAGGACAGGAGCTTCGAATATCGGATGGCGGCGAGACGGTCCTGCTGGGGTTCTTCGAGTCCGACGTGTGGAGCGGTCGGAACCCGAGGCAAACCCGCCGGGCCTGA
- a CDS encoding hypothetical protein (identified by Glimmer2; putative), whose protein sequence is METHVGVETTVPFYSSMGSHDWQRLGYPSREVARFWDTRSCGVACLRMAYGYLGPATNDSPARITEELLRLGAYSEAKGWKHLGLAHHARLRGLAAHLVSASRPDELWLAATTPGVLIVSVGSSFDIESCSGHLAVVVGFAESGDIVLHRPSGQSPSEGFNLRVHPDTFWEHFSGRGIHISQPEKGGGGGLCRTGLQTS, encoded by the coding sequence ATGGAAACTCACGTGGGAGTGGAAACCACCGTTCCGTTTTACAGCTCCATGGGAAGCCACGACTGGCAACGCCTCGGTTATCCCAGCCGGGAAGTCGCTCGATTCTGGGATACGCGCTCGTGTGGCGTCGCGTGCCTCCGCATGGCGTACGGCTACCTAGGGCCCGCCACAAACGATTCACCGGCCAGGATCACTGAAGAACTCCTCCGGCTGGGGGCCTACTCCGAGGCCAAGGGTTGGAAGCATCTGGGCTTGGCTCATCACGCAAGGCTCCGTGGGCTCGCCGCTCACTTGGTATCCGCCTCGCGGCCGGACGAACTCTGGCTCGCGGCCACCACTCCTGGTGTACTCATTGTCTCCGTTGGCTCTTCATTCGACATCGAGAGCTGTTCCGGCCATCTCGCCGTCGTAGTTGGTTTCGCCGAATCCGGCGACATAGTGCTCCACCGACCCTCCGGGCAAAGTCCCTCTGAGGGGTTCAACCTAAGAGTCCACCCCGACACTTTCTGGGAGCATTTTTCCGGTCGAGGAATCCACATCAGCCAGCCCGAAAAAGGGGGGGGCGGAGGTCTGTGTCGGACGGGCCTGCAGACCAGCTGA